From a single Ailuropoda melanoleuca isolate Jingjing chromosome 12, ASM200744v2, whole genome shotgun sequence genomic region:
- the TEAD2 gene encoding transcriptional enhancer factor TEF-4 isoform X1: protein MGEPRAGAPLDDGSGWTGSEEGSEEGTGGSEGAGGDGGPDAEGVWSPDIEQSFQEALAIYPPCGRRKIILSDEGKMYGRNELIARYIKLRTGKTRTRKQVSSHIQVLARRKSREIQSKLKALNVDQVSKDKAFQTMATMSSAQLISAPSLQAKLGPAGPQASELFQFWSGGSGPPWNVPDVKPFSQTPFSLSLTPPSTDLPGYEPPQALSPPALPPPAPSPPAWQARALGTARLQLVEFSAFVEPPDAVDSYQRHLFVHISQHCPSPGAPPLESVDVRQIYDKFPEKKGGLRELYDRGPPHAFFLVKFWADLNWGPSGEEVGTGGSSGGFYGVSSQYESLEHMTLTCSSKVCSFGKQVVEKVETERAQLEDGRFVYRLLRSPMCEYLVNFLHKLRQLPERYMMNSVLENFTILQVVTNRDTQELLLCTAYVFEVSTSERGAQHHIYRLVRD, encoded by the exons ATGGGGGAACCCCGGGCTGGGGCCCCCCTGGACGATGGCAGTGGCTGGacaggaagtgaggaaggaagtgaggagggCACCGGCGGCAgcgagggggctgggggagatggGGGTCCGGATGCAGAAGGTGTGTGGAGTCCAGACATTGAGCAGAGCTTCCAGGAGGCCCTGGCCATCTACCCACCATGCGGCCGGCGGAAAATCATCCTGTCTGATGAAGGCAAGATGTACG GTCGGAATGAACTGATTGCCCGCTACATCAAGCTGAGAACAGGGAAGACCCGAACTCGCAAACAG GTCTCTAGTCATATCCAAGTTCTGGCTCGAAGGAAATCAAGGGAAATCCAGTCCAAGCTCAAG GCCTTGAATGTG GACCAGGTTTCCAAGGACAAGGCTTTCCAGACCATGGCCACCATGTCCTCAGCCCAGCTCATCTCAGCACCTTCCCTGCAGGCCAAACTGGGCCCTGCTGGTCCTCAG gcTTCTGAGCTTTTCCAGTTTTGGTCAGGGGGCTCTGGCCCCCCGTGGAATGTTCCAGA tGTGAAGCCATTCTCACAGACACCGTTCTCCTTGTCACTGACACCCCCATCTACTGATCTCCCAG GGTACGAGCCCCCCCAAGCCCTgtcaccccctgccctgcccccacctgccccatcaCCCCCAGCCTGGCAGGCTCGGGCCCTGGGCACTGCCCGGTTGCAGCTGGTGGAGTTCTCGGCCTTTGTGGAACCGCCTGATGCAGTTGATTCT TACCAGAGGCACCTGTTCGTACACATCAGCCAGcactgccccagccctggagcGCCCCCCCTCGAGAGTGTGGACGTCCGGCAGATCTATGACAAATTCCCTGAGAAAAAGGGCGGCCTGCGGGAGTTGTATGATCGCGGTCCCCCTCATGCCTTCTTCTTGGTCAAGTTCTGG gcGGACCTGAACTGGGGCCCGAGTGGCGAGGAGGTAGGGACCGGTGGCAGCAGCGGTGGCTTCTATGGAGTGAGCAGCCAGTACGAGAGCCTGGAGCACATGACCCTCACGTGTTCCTCCAAGGTCTGCTCCTTTGGCAAGCAGGTGGTGGAGAAGgtggag ACGGAGCGTGCCCAGCTGGAGGACGGGAGGTTTGTGTACCGCCTGCTGCGCTCACCCATGTGTGAGTACCTGGTGAATTTCTTGCACAAACTGCGACAGCTGCCTGAGCGCTATATGATGAACAGCGTCCTGGAGAACTTCACCATCCTCCAG GTGGTGACAAACAGAGACACCCAGGAGCTGCTGCTCTGTACCGCCTACGTCTTTGAGGTCTCCACCAGTGAGCGAGGGGCCCAGCACCACATTTACCGCCTGGTCAGGGACTGA
- the TEAD2 gene encoding transcriptional enhancer factor TEF-4 isoform X3, giving the protein MGEPRAGAPLDDGSGWTGSEEGSEEGTGGSEGAGGDGGPDAEGVWSPDIEQSFQEALAIYPPCGRRKIILSDEGKMYGRNELIARYIKLRTGKTRTRKQVSSHIQVLARRKSREIQSKLKALNVDQVSKDKAFQTMATMSSAQLISAPSLQAKLGPAGPQASELFQFWSGGSGPPWNVPDVKPFSQTPFSLSLTPPSTDLPGYEPPQALSPPALPPPAPSPPAWQARALGTARLQLVEFSAFVEPPDAVDSYQRHLFVHISQHCPSPGAPPLESVDVRQIYDKFPEKKGGLRELYDRGPPHAFFLVKFWADLNWGPSGEEVGTGGSSGGFYGVSSQYESLEHMTLTCSSKTERAQLEDGRFVYRLLRSPMCEYLVNFLHKLRQLPERYMMNSVLENFTILQVVTNRDTQELLLCTAYVFEVSTSERGAQHHIYRLVRD; this is encoded by the exons ATGGGGGAACCCCGGGCTGGGGCCCCCCTGGACGATGGCAGTGGCTGGacaggaagtgaggaaggaagtgaggagggCACCGGCGGCAgcgagggggctgggggagatggGGGTCCGGATGCAGAAGGTGTGTGGAGTCCAGACATTGAGCAGAGCTTCCAGGAGGCCCTGGCCATCTACCCACCATGCGGCCGGCGGAAAATCATCCTGTCTGATGAAGGCAAGATGTACG GTCGGAATGAACTGATTGCCCGCTACATCAAGCTGAGAACAGGGAAGACCCGAACTCGCAAACAG GTCTCTAGTCATATCCAAGTTCTGGCTCGAAGGAAATCAAGGGAAATCCAGTCCAAGCTCAAG GCCTTGAATGTG GACCAGGTTTCCAAGGACAAGGCTTTCCAGACCATGGCCACCATGTCCTCAGCCCAGCTCATCTCAGCACCTTCCCTGCAGGCCAAACTGGGCCCTGCTGGTCCTCAG gcTTCTGAGCTTTTCCAGTTTTGGTCAGGGGGCTCTGGCCCCCCGTGGAATGTTCCAGA tGTGAAGCCATTCTCACAGACACCGTTCTCCTTGTCACTGACACCCCCATCTACTGATCTCCCAG GGTACGAGCCCCCCCAAGCCCTgtcaccccctgccctgcccccacctgccccatcaCCCCCAGCCTGGCAGGCTCGGGCCCTGGGCACTGCCCGGTTGCAGCTGGTGGAGTTCTCGGCCTTTGTGGAACCGCCTGATGCAGTTGATTCT TACCAGAGGCACCTGTTCGTACACATCAGCCAGcactgccccagccctggagcGCCCCCCCTCGAGAGTGTGGACGTCCGGCAGATCTATGACAAATTCCCTGAGAAAAAGGGCGGCCTGCGGGAGTTGTATGATCGCGGTCCCCCTCATGCCTTCTTCTTGGTCAAGTTCTGG gcGGACCTGAACTGGGGCCCGAGTGGCGAGGAGGTAGGGACCGGTGGCAGCAGCGGTGGCTTCTATGGAGTGAGCAGCCAGTACGAGAGCCTGGAGCACATGACCCTCACGTGTTCCTCCAAG ACGGAGCGTGCCCAGCTGGAGGACGGGAGGTTTGTGTACCGCCTGCTGCGCTCACCCATGTGTGAGTACCTGGTGAATTTCTTGCACAAACTGCGACAGCTGCCTGAGCGCTATATGATGAACAGCGTCCTGGAGAACTTCACCATCCTCCAG GTGGTGACAAACAGAGACACCCAGGAGCTGCTGCTCTGTACCGCCTACGTCTTTGAGGTCTCCACCAGTGAGCGAGGGGCCCAGCACCACATTTACCGCCTGGTCAGGGACTGA
- the TEAD2 gene encoding transcriptional enhancer factor TEF-4 isoform X4: MGEPRAGAPLDDGSGWTGSEEGSEEGTGGSEGAGGDGGPDAEGVWSPDIEQSFQEALAIYPPCGRRKIILSDEGKMYGRNELIARYIKLRTGKTRTRKQVSSHIQVLARRKSREIQSKLKALNVDQVSKDKAFQTMATMSSAQLISAPSLQAKLGPAGPQASELFQFWSGGSGPPWNVPDVKPFSQTPFSLSLTPPSTDLPGYEPPQALSPPALPPPAPSPPAWQARALGTARLQLVEFSAFVEPPDAVDSYQRHLFVHISQHCPSPGAPPLESVDVRQIYDKFPEKKGGLRELYDRGPPHAFFLVKFWTERAQLEDGRFVYRLLRSPMCEYLVNFLHKLRQLPERYMMNSVLENFTILQVVTNRDTQELLLCTAYVFEVSTSERGAQHHIYRLVRD; this comes from the exons ATGGGGGAACCCCGGGCTGGGGCCCCCCTGGACGATGGCAGTGGCTGGacaggaagtgaggaaggaagtgaggagggCACCGGCGGCAgcgagggggctgggggagatggGGGTCCGGATGCAGAAGGTGTGTGGAGTCCAGACATTGAGCAGAGCTTCCAGGAGGCCCTGGCCATCTACCCACCATGCGGCCGGCGGAAAATCATCCTGTCTGATGAAGGCAAGATGTACG GTCGGAATGAACTGATTGCCCGCTACATCAAGCTGAGAACAGGGAAGACCCGAACTCGCAAACAG GTCTCTAGTCATATCCAAGTTCTGGCTCGAAGGAAATCAAGGGAAATCCAGTCCAAGCTCAAG GCCTTGAATGTG GACCAGGTTTCCAAGGACAAGGCTTTCCAGACCATGGCCACCATGTCCTCAGCCCAGCTCATCTCAGCACCTTCCCTGCAGGCCAAACTGGGCCCTGCTGGTCCTCAG gcTTCTGAGCTTTTCCAGTTTTGGTCAGGGGGCTCTGGCCCCCCGTGGAATGTTCCAGA tGTGAAGCCATTCTCACAGACACCGTTCTCCTTGTCACTGACACCCCCATCTACTGATCTCCCAG GGTACGAGCCCCCCCAAGCCCTgtcaccccctgccctgcccccacctgccccatcaCCCCCAGCCTGGCAGGCTCGGGCCCTGGGCACTGCCCGGTTGCAGCTGGTGGAGTTCTCGGCCTTTGTGGAACCGCCTGATGCAGTTGATTCT TACCAGAGGCACCTGTTCGTACACATCAGCCAGcactgccccagccctggagcGCCCCCCCTCGAGAGTGTGGACGTCCGGCAGATCTATGACAAATTCCCTGAGAAAAAGGGCGGCCTGCGGGAGTTGTATGATCGCGGTCCCCCTCATGCCTTCTTCTTGGTCAAGTTCTGG ACGGAGCGTGCCCAGCTGGAGGACGGGAGGTTTGTGTACCGCCTGCTGCGCTCACCCATGTGTGAGTACCTGGTGAATTTCTTGCACAAACTGCGACAGCTGCCTGAGCGCTATATGATGAACAGCGTCCTGGAGAACTTCACCATCCTCCAG GTGGTGACAAACAGAGACACCCAGGAGCTGCTGCTCTGTACCGCCTACGTCTTTGAGGTCTCCACCAGTGAGCGAGGGGCCCAGCACCACATTTACCGCCTGGTCAGGGACTGA
- the TEAD2 gene encoding transcriptional enhancer factor TEF-4 isoform X2, which yields MGEPRAGAPLDDGSGWTGSEEGSEEGTGGSEGAGGDGGPDAEGVWSPDIEQSFQEALAIYPPCGRRKIILSDEGKMYGRNELIARYIKLRTGKTRTRKQVSSHIQVLARRKSREIQSKLKDQVSKDKAFQTMATMSSAQLISAPSLQAKLGPAGPQASELFQFWSGGSGPPWNVPDVKPFSQTPFSLSLTPPSTDLPGYEPPQALSPPALPPPAPSPPAWQARALGTARLQLVEFSAFVEPPDAVDSYQRHLFVHISQHCPSPGAPPLESVDVRQIYDKFPEKKGGLRELYDRGPPHAFFLVKFWADLNWGPSGEEVGTGGSSGGFYGVSSQYESLEHMTLTCSSKVCSFGKQVVEKVETERAQLEDGRFVYRLLRSPMCEYLVNFLHKLRQLPERYMMNSVLENFTILQVVTNRDTQELLLCTAYVFEVSTSERGAQHHIYRLVRD from the exons ATGGGGGAACCCCGGGCTGGGGCCCCCCTGGACGATGGCAGTGGCTGGacaggaagtgaggaaggaagtgaggagggCACCGGCGGCAgcgagggggctgggggagatggGGGTCCGGATGCAGAAGGTGTGTGGAGTCCAGACATTGAGCAGAGCTTCCAGGAGGCCCTGGCCATCTACCCACCATGCGGCCGGCGGAAAATCATCCTGTCTGATGAAGGCAAGATGTACG GTCGGAATGAACTGATTGCCCGCTACATCAAGCTGAGAACAGGGAAGACCCGAACTCGCAAACAG GTCTCTAGTCATATCCAAGTTCTGGCTCGAAGGAAATCAAGGGAAATCCAGTCCAAGCTCAAG GACCAGGTTTCCAAGGACAAGGCTTTCCAGACCATGGCCACCATGTCCTCAGCCCAGCTCATCTCAGCACCTTCCCTGCAGGCCAAACTGGGCCCTGCTGGTCCTCAG gcTTCTGAGCTTTTCCAGTTTTGGTCAGGGGGCTCTGGCCCCCCGTGGAATGTTCCAGA tGTGAAGCCATTCTCACAGACACCGTTCTCCTTGTCACTGACACCCCCATCTACTGATCTCCCAG GGTACGAGCCCCCCCAAGCCCTgtcaccccctgccctgcccccacctgccccatcaCCCCCAGCCTGGCAGGCTCGGGCCCTGGGCACTGCCCGGTTGCAGCTGGTGGAGTTCTCGGCCTTTGTGGAACCGCCTGATGCAGTTGATTCT TACCAGAGGCACCTGTTCGTACACATCAGCCAGcactgccccagccctggagcGCCCCCCCTCGAGAGTGTGGACGTCCGGCAGATCTATGACAAATTCCCTGAGAAAAAGGGCGGCCTGCGGGAGTTGTATGATCGCGGTCCCCCTCATGCCTTCTTCTTGGTCAAGTTCTGG gcGGACCTGAACTGGGGCCCGAGTGGCGAGGAGGTAGGGACCGGTGGCAGCAGCGGTGGCTTCTATGGAGTGAGCAGCCAGTACGAGAGCCTGGAGCACATGACCCTCACGTGTTCCTCCAAGGTCTGCTCCTTTGGCAAGCAGGTGGTGGAGAAGgtggag ACGGAGCGTGCCCAGCTGGAGGACGGGAGGTTTGTGTACCGCCTGCTGCGCTCACCCATGTGTGAGTACCTGGTGAATTTCTTGCACAAACTGCGACAGCTGCCTGAGCGCTATATGATGAACAGCGTCCTGGAGAACTTCACCATCCTCCAG GTGGTGACAAACAGAGACACCCAGGAGCTGCTGCTCTGTACCGCCTACGTCTTTGAGGTCTCCACCAGTGAGCGAGGGGCCCAGCACCACATTTACCGCCTGGTCAGGGACTGA